The Microterricola viridarii nucleotide sequence GGGATGTCGGCGCGCAGGCGGAGCAGGTAGGGCACCGCGCCGATGTGGTCCTCGTGGCCGTGCGTGAGCACGACGCCGACGATGTCGTCGAGGCGGTCCTTGATCGGGGTGAAGTCGGGCAGGATCAGGTCGACACCGGGCTGGTGCTCCTCGGGGAAGAGCACGCCGCAGTCGACGATCAGGATCTTGCCGTCGATCTCGAAGGTGGTCATGTTGCGGCCGATCTCGCCGAGACCGCCGATCGGTGTGATGCGGAGTGTTCCCGGCTGCAGTGGTGCCGGTGCGTAGACGTCGTTGGGCATATGCCCTCCTTGCGTATGTCGGGCTCGTCGAGCCTCGTTGTGGTGGGCGCGGCCAGGCCGCGCGTTGTTTCCTAGCGTGTGGTTCCGGCCACCTTCGGCAGGGCGCCGCCGGCGGCGGCATTGCGGTCGGGGCGGAAGTTGGAGAGGTCGAGACCGGGGATGTCGCGGACCAGGTCGAGTTCGTCCTCGATCTGCGCGGCCTCCCACTCTTCGGGTCCGACGAGGGGCAGCCGCACGCGCGGGCTGCCGATGCGGCCGAGGCCGTGCAGGATGTACTTGGCCGCGACGGTGCCGGGCACGTGGGTCATGACGGCGCGCACGAGCGGCTCGAGCGCCTGGTGCGCGGCGGTCGCCGTGGCGAGGTCGCCCGCGTTGACGGCGTCGATCATCTGGCGGTACGGGGCGGGGGCGATGTTGGCGGTGACGCCGATGAGGCCGGTGGCGCCGATGGCCAGGTGCGGCAGCACGTTGGCGTCGTCGCCGGAGAAGTACATCAGGTCGGTCTGGTTGAGCACGCGGCTGACCTCGCTGAAGTCGCCCTTGGCGTCCTTCACGGCGAGGATGTTCGGGTGCTTGGCCAGGCGCATGATCGTCTCGTACTTGATCGGCACGCCGGTGCGGCCGGGGATGTCGTAGATGATGACGGGCAGGTCGGTGGCGTCGGCGACCATGCGGAAGTGGGTGAGGATGCCGGCCTGGGTGGGCTTGTTGTAGTACGGCGTGACGATCATGATGCCGTCGGCGCCGGCCTTCTCGCTGGCCTTGTAGAGCTCGATGGCGTGCGCGGTCTCGTTGGAGCCGCCGCCCGTGATGATCTTGGCGCGGCCGGCCGCGACATCCTTGCCGACCTCGACCAGCTTGAGCTTCTCCGGGTCGGTCAGGGTGGACGTCTCGCCGGTGGTTCCGGTGACGACGATGCCGTCTGCCCCGGCCGTGATGACGTCGTCGATGTGCTTCTCCACCGCGGGCCAGTCGACTTCACCGTCTGCGGTGAAAGGGGTCACGAGTGCGACGAGGACCTGGCCGAAGGGATTCGCTGTAGAAGACACAGATCATAGGTTATCTGGTCGGCGGCGCCGCGGCATCCGGGGGCCGTCACGATCGGCCTCGCGCGCCCGCTCAGGCGGCGGGCGGAAACCCGGAGATCCGGTCGACACTCGGATGCAGGGCGCTGGCGCCACGGCGTGTTGACGGCGGCCCCGGCTGCTGGCACGCCGGGCCGAACGGGCCGGGGCCCACCGGGCTCAGGCGCGGGCGTAGCTGAGGAAGCGGTAGTCCAGGCCGGTGCGGGAGGTGTGCCAGCCGGATTCCGGATCGATCGCCTGCACGGCCCAGCCGGAATCGATCGCCGGGGCGTGGGTGTCGCCGTCGAAGCCGGCGTCGATCTCGGTGACCTCGAGCCGGTCGACGCCGAAGCCGGTGCCTGCCCGCTCGGCGCTGCCGGCCAGGGCCAGCGCGAAGATCTCGGCGCCGCCGATCACCCAGACGCGCTCCCCCGGGGTCAGGGCTGCCGCGATGGCCACGCCGTCGGCCAGCGAGCCTGCCGTGTGCGCGCCGTCGGCCGACCAGTCGGCCTGCCGGGTGACGACGATGTTCTCGCGGCCGGAGAACGGCCGGAACCGCTCCGGGATCGAGTCCCAGGTCTTGCGGCCCATCACGACGGCGCCGCCGAGCGTCACCGCCTTGAAGTGGGCGAGGTCCTCCGGAACGTGCCAGGGCATGACGCCGTTCAGGCCGATCACGCCGCCGCGCGCCTCGGCCCAGATCAGGCCGACGCGGATCGGTGCCGGTGCCACGGCAGCGCCGCCTGCGGCATCCGTGCCCGCGCTCATACGGCGACGGCGCCGCGGATGGCGGGGTGGTGCTGGTAGTCGACGACGGCGAAGTCCTCGAACTCGTAGTCGAGCACGCTCGGCCGCTCGGCGGTGATCTCGAGGCTCGGGTACGGGTACGGCTCGCGGCTCAGCTGCTCGGTGACCTGCTCGACGTGGTTGTCGTAGATGTGGCAGTCGCCGCCGGTCCAGACGAAGTCGCCCACCTCGAGGCCGGTCTGCGCCGCGATCATGTGGGTGAGCAGCGCGTAGCTGGCGATGTTGAACGGGACGCCGAGGAACATGTCCGCACTGCGCTGGTAGAGCTGGCAGCTCAGCTTGCCGTCGGCGACGTAGAACTGGAACAGGGCGTGGCAGGGGGCCAGGGCCATGTTCGGGATGTCGGCCGGGTTCCACGCGCTGACGATCAGCCGGCGCGAGTCCGGGTTGGTCTTGATCTGCTCGATCACCTCGGTGATCTGGTCGATCTGCTCGCCGCTCGGCGTCGGCCAGGAGCGCCACTGCACGCCGTAGACGGGGCCGAGCTCGCCGGCGGCATCCGCCCACTCGTCCCAGATGGTGACGCCGTGCTCGCGCAGCCAACCGACGTTGCTCTCGCCGCGGAGGAACCAGAGCAGCTCGTAGGCGATGGACTTGAAGTGCACGCGCTTCGTGGTGATGAGCGGGAAGCCCTCGGCCAGGTCGAAGCGGATCTGGCGGCCGAACACGCTGCGCGTCCCGGTGCCGGTGCGGTCGGTCTTCTGCGTGCCCGTCTCGAGAACCTCTCGCAGCAGATCTTCGTACGGGGTGGCAATGCCGGGGGTGGGGGTCGTCGCGCTCACCCCTCGATGCTAGTCGGCCGCCGCTGGGCTGCGGCTGTCATTCGCCGTCACAGTCGACCGCGCGGCCAGATCCCCGCGTAGATTCACCGCATGAATTGGCCTCCCGTCCTGATCGGCGCCCTCGCCCTGCTCGCCCTGAGCACGGCGCTCGGCCTGCTCTGGAAGGCGCGGAGCGGGCGCGCCCGACGCGCCCCGGCCGCCCTCTCCCCCGTTCTGACCCCGGCCGAGCTGGCGGATGCCGCCGGCACCCCCGCGCTCTTCGGCACCCGGGCGACGCTGCTGCAGTTCTCCACCGAGTTCTGTGCGCGTTGCCCGCAGACCCGGGTGCTGCTCTCCGGCGTCGCCGCCGCGCACGAGGGCGTCCGCACCGTCGAGGTCGACCTCGGCCAGCGGGCCGACCTGGCCCGGCGCTTCCGGGTCATGCAGACCCCGACCGTTCTCGTGCTGGACGCGTCCGGCGCCGTGCACACCCGGATCGGCGGGGCCCCGGAGCGGCGCACACTCACCCGCGCCATCGAACAGATTCTCGGAGAGGACTCCCATGTCGCTGCCATCCGCTGAGCCGGCCGCCCGGCACACGCCCGCCGCGTCCGCACCCGCCGCCGCGCCCGCAACCGCGCCCGCCGCGACCGCCGACACGCCCACCGCGCCCACCGCGCCCGCCGGCATCGATCCGCGCGGCCCCCGCTTCGGCGCCGCGATCACGGCGGTGCTGCTGTTCGCGGTGGTGCTGCTCGCGCTCTCCGGCGCGGAGACGGCGGCCCTGCTCGGCCTCGCCGCGATCGCCGGCCTGTTCGCCTGGGGCGCCTTCGCCGGCATCCGCCGCCACCCCTACGGCGTGCTGTTCCAGAAGCTGGTGCGCCCGCGGCTGGCGGCGCCCACCGAGTGGGAGGACCCGCGGCCGCCG carries:
- a CDS encoding DUF4395 domain-containing protein, whose product is MSLPSAEPAARHTPAASAPAAAPATAPAATADTPTAPTAPAGIDPRGPRFGAAITAVLLFAVVLLALSGAETAALLGLAAIAGLFAWGAFAGIRRHPYGVLFQKLVRPRLAAPTEWEDPRPPTFAQGVGLVVTGIGVVLGLLGLPVAVGIAAAAAFVAAFLNAVFGYCLGCQIYVLLVRLRG
- a CDS encoding thymidylate synthase; protein product: MSATTPTPGIATPYEDLLREVLETGTQKTDRTGTGTRSVFGRQIRFDLAEGFPLITTKRVHFKSIAYELLWFLRGESNVGWLREHGVTIWDEWADAAGELGPVYGVQWRSWPTPSGEQIDQITEVIEQIKTNPDSRRLIVSAWNPADIPNMALAPCHALFQFYVADGKLSCQLYQRSADMFLGVPFNIASYALLTHMIAAQTGLEVGDFVWTGGDCHIYDNHVEQVTEQLSREPYPYPSLEITAERPSVLDYEFEDFAVVDYQHHPAIRGAVAV
- the dapA gene encoding 4-hydroxy-tetrahydrodipicolinate synthase, whose product is MSSTANPFGQVLVALVTPFTADGEVDWPAVEKHIDDVITAGADGIVVTGTTGETSTLTDPEKLKLVEVGKDVAAGRAKIITGGGSNETAHAIELYKASEKAGADGIMIVTPYYNKPTQAGILTHFRMVADATDLPVIIYDIPGRTGVPIKYETIMRLAKHPNILAVKDAKGDFSEVSRVLNQTDLMYFSGDDANVLPHLAIGATGLIGVTANIAPAPYRQMIDAVNAGDLATATAAHQALEPLVRAVMTHVPGTVAAKYILHGLGRIGSPRVRLPLVGPEEWEAAQIEDELDLVRDIPGLDLSNFRPDRNAAAGGALPKVAGTTR
- a CDS encoding dihydrofolate reductase, with translation MSAGTDAAGGAAVAPAPIRVGLIWAEARGGVIGLNGVMPWHVPEDLAHFKAVTLGGAVVMGRKTWDSIPERFRPFSGRENIVVTRQADWSADGAHTAGSLADGVAIAAALTPGERVWVIGGAEIFALALAGSAERAGTGFGVDRLEVTEIDAGFDGDTHAPAIDSGWAVQAIDPESGWHTSRTGLDYRFLSYARA
- a CDS encoding TlpA family protein disulfide reductase codes for the protein MNWPPVLIGALALLALSTALGLLWKARSGRARRAPAALSPVLTPAELADAAGTPALFGTRATLLQFSTEFCARCPQTRVLLSGVAAAHEGVRTVEVDLGQRADLARRFRVMQTPTVLVLDASGAVHTRIGGAPERRTLTRAIEQILGEDSHVAAIR